One window from the genome of Pseudomonas sp. L5B5 encodes:
- a CDS encoding pentapeptide repeat-containing protein, translating to MQAHDGYFQITPEDLQGHSLAELAASQSLPVRGVGLDLSGQDLSRIDLAGAHFERCSFSAANLTAANLSNSRWLSCRAGQAILRSAVLTDACFERCDLNNTLWQRSKVAHVQFDGCKLTGANFADASALGVNFSDCLLNSAMLSGISFYKAQLYRIDFSEADLTYCDFRKAVFIEGGSLSLARVNNARFDDADLREASLQGLRLVDAKLFKGAIISRSQAGMLLAGLGLTVL from the coding sequence ATGCAGGCGCACGACGGTTACTTCCAAATCACCCCCGAGGATCTGCAAGGGCACTCCCTGGCGGAGCTGGCCGCCAGCCAGTCGTTGCCGGTGCGAGGCGTGGGCCTGGATCTGAGCGGGCAGGATCTGTCGCGCATCGACCTGGCCGGAGCCCATTTCGAGCGGTGCAGTTTCAGCGCAGCCAACCTCACTGCCGCCAACCTGAGCAACAGCCGTTGGCTCAGTTGCCGTGCCGGCCAGGCGATCCTGCGTTCGGCCGTGCTCACCGATGCGTGTTTCGAACGCTGCGACCTGAACAACACCCTGTGGCAACGCAGCAAGGTCGCCCATGTGCAGTTCGACGGCTGCAAGCTTACAGGCGCCAACTTCGCCGATGCCTCGGCCCTGGGCGTGAACTTCTCCGACTGCCTGCTCAATAGCGCCATGCTGTCCGGCATCTCGTTCTACAAGGCACAGCTGTACCGCATCGACTTCAGCGAGGCGGACCTGACCTACTGCGACTTTCGCAAGGCGGTGTTCATCGAAGGTGGCAGCCTGTCCCTGGCCCGGGTGAACAATGCCCGCTTCGACGACGCCGACCTGCGCGAGGCTAGCTTGCAGGGCCTGCGGCTGGTGGACGCGAAGCTGTTCAAGGG
- a CDS encoding Qnr family pentapeptide repeat protein: MEPQVVENKRMGVEELTGQIVTGVTFLDCDFSRVDLSETQFIDCSFYDPDRQVGCNFRSAKLKGASFKRCDLTVCIFNFASALGLEISECKAQGADFSSASFMNVISSKSWFCNAYINKSNLAYANFSKVNLEKCELWDNRWTGANVTGASFAGSDMSGGEFSLFDWRSADFTGCDLTNSQLGDLDIRLVNLDGVKLDRDQMNHLAAHLGINVIG; encoded by the coding sequence ATGGAACCTCAGGTTGTTGAAAACAAACGCATGGGCGTGGAGGAGTTGACCGGTCAGATCGTCACTGGCGTGACCTTTCTTGATTGCGATTTTTCCCGGGTCGATCTGTCGGAAACCCAGTTCATCGACTGCAGCTTCTACGACCCCGACCGCCAGGTCGGTTGCAACTTTCGCAGTGCCAAGTTGAAGGGCGCCTCGTTCAAGCGTTGCGACCTGACCGTCTGCATCTTCAACTTCGCCAGCGCGCTGGGACTGGAGATCAGCGAGTGCAAGGCGCAAGGTGCCGATTTCAGCAGCGCCAGCTTCATGAACGTGATCTCCAGCAAATCCTGGTTCTGCAACGCCTATATCAACAAGAGCAACCTGGCCTACGCGAACTTTTCCAAGGTCAACCTCGAGAAGTGCGAGCTGTGGGACAACCGCTGGACGGGCGCCAACGTGACCGGGGCCAGCTTCGCCGGGTCGGACATGTCCGGTGGCGAGTTCAGCCTGTTCGATTGGCGATCCGCCGATTTTACCGGCTGCGACCTGACCAACTCGCAGCTGGGTGACCTGGATATTCGCCTGGTCAACCTGGATGGGGTGAAGCTCGACCGTGATCAGATGAATCACCTCGCCGCCCACCTCGGGATCAATGTGATCGGCTGA